One part of the Terriglobia bacterium genome encodes these proteins:
- the lipA gene encoding lipoyl synthase, producing the protein MASSIELVQIDLAPRRPHKKPEWLKARAPMGDNYHDLKRLARTLDLHTVCESAQCPNIGECWNHKTATFMLLGNLCTRRCGFCAVPKGKPEPLDWDEPRRVAEAVATLGLKHAVVTSVNRDDDNMGGAKIFAETIRQVREQAPGCQIEVLIPDFQGREDCLKVVIDAKPEVLNHNTETVPRLYRAVRSGARYERTLDLLSNVKRFAPDMVSKTGVMVGIGETTDELLEVFRDLAARKVDILTVGQYLRPSKDHLPMTRYYTPEEFAFLKTEALKMGFRHVESGPLVRSSYHAHEQAESTGLISPIVAERN; encoded by the coding sequence ATGGCCAGCTCCATAGAACTCGTCCAGATTGACCTTGCGCCGCGGCGTCCGCACAAGAAGCCTGAGTGGCTCAAGGCGCGCGCCCCCATGGGCGACAATTACCACGATCTAAAGAGGCTGGCGCGGACGCTGGATTTGCACACGGTTTGCGAGTCAGCGCAGTGTCCTAACATTGGCGAGTGCTGGAACCACAAGACCGCCACGTTCATGCTGCTGGGCAATCTCTGTACCCGGCGCTGCGGCTTTTGCGCCGTGCCCAAAGGCAAGCCGGAGCCGCTGGATTGGGACGAGCCGCGCCGCGTGGCTGAAGCCGTGGCTACCCTGGGTTTGAAGCATGCCGTGGTGACCAGCGTGAATCGCGACGACGACAATATGGGCGGGGCAAAGATTTTTGCGGAGACTATCCGCCAAGTCCGCGAGCAGGCGCCCGGCTGCCAGATTGAAGTGCTCATCCCGGACTTTCAGGGCCGTGAAGATTGCCTTAAAGTGGTGATTGATGCGAAGCCAGAAGTTTTGAACCACAATACTGAAACGGTTCCGCGACTCTATCGCGCGGTGCGGTCTGGCGCGCGCTATGAACGCACACTGGACCTCCTCAGCAACGTAAAGCGCTTTGCGCCAGACATGGTTTCAAAGACCGGGGTGATGGTTGGCATTGGCGAAACCACGGACGAACTGCTGGAAGTCTTTCGCGACCTGGCCGCGCGCAAAGTCGATATCCTGACCGTCGGGCAATATCTGCGTCCCTCTAAAGACCACCTGCCCATGACGCGTTATTACACTCCGGAAGAATTTGCCTTCCTGAAGACTGAAGCTCTCAAGATGGGCTTCCGCCACGTCGAATCGGGGCCGCTGGTGCGCTCGTCGTATCATGCGCATGAGCAGGCTGAGTCAACCGGGCTGATCAGTCCAATTGTTGCCGAGCGTAACTAA
- a CDS encoding cytochrome c, translating to MSRIASILLMTVLAGLLSGCGKDPAKMTDAELGLNAEQSHGRKIFNIYCVNCHPAYSSSGNKGPGLKKLYQKPYLPSGLTATDEHVMQSIIRGRGMMPPFGGQLDQQELQEVIAYLHTL from the coding sequence TTGAGCCGAATAGCGTCCATTCTTCTGATGACAGTATTGGCCGGACTGCTGTCCGGTTGCGGCAAAGATCCCGCCAAGATGACCGATGCTGAATTGGGATTGAATGCAGAGCAATCCCACGGGCGCAAGATCTTCAACATTTACTGCGTTAACTGCCATCCCGCGTATTCCTCCAGCGGGAACAAGGGACCAGGGCTGAAAAAGCTGTATCAAAAGCCCTACCTGCCCAGCGGCCTGACCGCGACTGACGAACACGTGATGCAAAGCATTATTCGCGGTCGCGGCATGATGCCCCCATTCGGCGGCCAGCTTGATCAGCAGGAGCTGCAGGAAGTGATTGCGTACCTTCACACGCTGTGA
- a CDS encoding DUF488 family protein, with the protein MPVEIKRAYDKPSLADGQRVLVDRLWPRGIKKEKARIDHWLKELAPSDGLRKWFHSSANWIIFKKRYFKELNTPAASADLEKLYGLLFEYERVTLVYASKDSERNNAVALKELLDGMKKPPSSSGPARAMAVPRRMAKRRSS; encoded by the coding sequence ATGCCGGTTGAAATCAAACGCGCTTATGACAAGCCTTCTCTCGCTGACGGCCAGCGTGTGCTGGTGGATCGGCTCTGGCCGCGCGGAATCAAGAAAGAGAAAGCCCGCATCGACCACTGGCTGAAAGAGCTCGCTCCGTCTGACGGCCTGCGCAAATGGTTCCACTCCAGCGCAAACTGGATCATTTTCAAGAAACGCTACTTCAAAGAACTGAATACGCCCGCCGCTTCAGCCGATCTGGAAAAACTGTACGGACTTTTGTTCGAATATGAGCGCGTGACGCTGGTGTATGCGTCGAAAGACTCTGAGCGTAACAATGCCGTCGCTCTGAAAGAGCTGCTGGATGGAATGAAGAAGCCGCCTTCCAGCAGCGGTCCCGCCAGGGCCATGGCGGTGCCGCGACGCATGGCCAAGAGACGTTCAAGCTGA
- a CDS encoding DUF3891 family protein: protein MILRPLNPIPATSTDFLPAWSMVEQSQRQIAGDCWMITQPSHAALSGEFAARMAGANLPNLDASVIRGIALHDAGWGMPDAQAIMQSRSIGQGVPRSFVACGVGEFVNAWEKSIDVAASASATGGYIVSRHFERIAKANSSKTSESSHATIESFFQNEAARQAKLAAKQERTPEELEALTDVLQFCDLLSLYVCCGARQNVEFPEYCGTKVRLTVEADSYRLDPILIEPGTTFVVAALRHPATKEASGKEIEIRIG from the coding sequence ATGATTCTGCGTCCGCTCAATCCCATCCCCGCCACCAGCACAGATTTTCTGCCGGCGTGGAGCATGGTGGAACAATCTCAACGCCAGATCGCCGGCGATTGCTGGATGATCACGCAGCCTTCTCACGCTGCGCTCTCCGGTGAGTTCGCCGCGCGCATGGCCGGCGCGAATCTGCCAAACCTCGATGCTTCCGTGATCCGCGGAATCGCTTTGCACGATGCTGGCTGGGGCATGCCTGACGCGCAGGCAATCATGCAGAGCAGGTCAATCGGCCAGGGCGTACCAAGATCCTTTGTCGCGTGCGGCGTGGGGGAGTTTGTGAATGCGTGGGAAAAATCCATAGACGTGGCGGCCTCTGCCAGCGCAACCGGCGGATACATTGTGAGCCGCCACTTTGAGCGGATCGCGAAAGCAAATTCATCCAAGACTTCTGAAAGCTCCCACGCGACAATAGAAAGTTTTTTTCAGAATGAAGCTGCAAGGCAAGCCAAGCTGGCGGCGAAGCAGGAGCGCACGCCGGAAGAATTGGAAGCACTCACCGACGTTCTGCAGTTTTGTGATCTGCTGTCTCTTTATGTTTGCTGTGGCGCGCGGCAGAACGTTGAGTTCCCTGAATACTGTGGCACAAAAGTGCGGCTCACCGTAGAAGCAGATAGCTACCGGCTCGATCCGATCCTGATTGAACCAGGAACAACCTTTGTTGTGGCGGCGCTGCGGCATCCTGCGACGAAGGAAGCGTCGGGCAAAGAGATTGAGATCAGGATTGGGTAG